Proteins from a single region of Bombus huntii isolate Logan2020A chromosome 2, iyBomHunt1.1, whole genome shotgun sequence:
- the LOC126874972 gene encoding myrosinase 1, with translation MSTTLSLGSSILLLLAISVCAEDAEDQDKYLKFPPNFLFGAATASYQIEGAWNVSDKGESTWDRFVHDGRGRVYNNDTGDIAANSYYQYKEDIAILKKLGFNSYRFSVSWTRILPTGFPNKISKDGVQYYHDVINELIANNIEPLLTICHWDHPQVLEEMGGWLNDEMVDWFGDYARVVFREYGSKVKKFIPINEPIALCKNGYSLGIHAPGKTLHGFGEYLCMHNVLKSHARAYRIYESEFKKNYGGQVGVLINLSAYMPKNPESADAAETSFQFNVGWSMHPIYSKEGDYPLMMKELVANKSAEQGYMKSRLPTFDAEWIKYINGASDFMAVNHYTSRLVATGTMGRVPSQEDDQGVIETIDSFWKSSATDWLKVVPEGFRYVLRQLATNYGNPPMYITENGVSDHGTLNDDDRIFYYREYLRQMLLAIHVDGVNVKGYMLWSLLDNFEWDRGYSEHFGIVSVDFKDPKRPRILKKSASWWQNVITAGKIDRSC, from the exons ATGTCAACTACGCTCTCCCTGGGATCCAGCATTCTTCTTCTACTTGCAAT CTCTGTATGTGCTGAAGATGCAGAAGATCAGgacaaatatttgaaattcccGCCCAACTTCCTCTTTGGAGCTGCGACAGCTTCATATCAAATAGAAGGTGCCTGGAATGTGAGCG ATAAAGGAGAAAGTACTTGGGATCGATTCGTTCATGATGGTAGAGGCCGCGTTTACAACAACGACACGGGAGATATTGCTGCAAACTCTTATTATCAATACAAGGAGGATATTGCTATTCTGAAGAAGCTTGGG TTCAATTCGTACCGTTTCTCCGTGAGCTGGACACGAATCCTGCCGACGGGTTTCCCGAACAAAATCAGCAAGGATGGCGTCCAGTACTACCATGATGTGATCAACGAGCTCATAGCAAACAACATCGAACCATTATTGACAATTTGCCATTGGGACCATCCGCAAGTTTTAGAAGAAATGGGAGGCTGGTTGAACGATGAAATGGTCGACTGGTTCGGCGATTACGCGAGAGTCGTATTCCGCGAATATGGATCGAAAGTGAAGAAATTCATTCCGATAAACGAGCCCATCGCTCTTTGTAAAAATGGCTACAGCCTTGGTATACACGCTCCTGGTAAAACTCTACATGGATTCGGCGAGTACTTGTGCATGCATAACGTGTTGAAATCGCACGCCAGAGCCTATAGGATCTACGAGAGTGAATTTAAGAAGAACTATGGGGGACAAGTTGGTGTTCTGATCAATTTAAGCGCCTATATGCCGAAAAATCCTGAGTCTGCCGATGCTGCGGAAACGTCTTTTCAATTCAACGTTGGTTGGAGCATGCACCCGATATACTCCAAGGAGGGCGATTATCCACTTATGATGAAAGAATTGGTGGCCAACAAGAGCGCAGAGCAAGGTTACATGAAATCTCGTCTACCCACGTTCGATGCAGAGTGgatcaaatatataaa TGGAGCCTCAGACTTTATGGCTGTAAATCATTACACATCCAGGCTAGTTGCAACTGGTACTATGGGACGTGTACCATCCCAAGAAGATGACCAAGGAGTGATAGAGACTATCGATAGTTTCTGGAAATCGTCAGCTACTGACTGGTTGAAG GTTGTACCTGAAGGTTTCCGATATGTCCTCCGTCAGTTGGCGACAAATTACGGCAACCCACCAATGTATATCACTGAAAACGGTGTTTCCGATCACGGAACACTCAACGACGACGACAGAATCTTCTACTATCGCGAATACTTAAGACAGATGCTTCTCGCCATTCACGTTGATGGTGTGAACGTAAAAGGATATATGTTATGGTCGCTTCTGGATAATTTCGAATGGGACAGGGGATACAG CGAACATTTTGGTATAGTCTCTGTCGACTTCAAAGATCCAAAGAGACCACGAATATTGAAGAAGTCTGCTTCCTGGTGGCAAAATGTTATAACCGCTGGAAAAATTGATAGGAGCTGTTAA